In Microbacterium galbinum, the genomic stretch GAGGTACGCCCCGCGCACGTTGATGCTGGTGCGCTGCGCGCGGCTGAGCAACCACATCGAGACCGCGTTCGCCAGCAGACCGACCACCGCGACGGCGAGCATTAACGGACCCGCCACCTCGACCTCGCCCGGGTCGATCAGGCGGCCGACGGCCTCAAACCCCACCCACCCCGCGAGCAGGATCAAGATGATCGCGTTGATCAGCGCGCCGAAGACCTCGGCCCGCTGATATCCGAACGTGCGACGGTCGTCGGCGGGGCGCGCGGCCACCGCCGCGGCGATGAGCGCGATCACGAGTGCCGAGGCGTCCGTGAACATGTGCGCGGCATCGGCCAGGAGCGCCAACGAACCGGTCAGCAGAGCGCCGACCACCTGCACCACCATGATCGTCGCGGTGAGGCACAGCGAGATCGTCAGAAGACGCCGGTGACCGGCCGAGCGGATGCCGCCGGCAGCGGGAGCGTGATCGTGCATGCCTCCAGGCTAAGCGCGGAATCAGCCGTTCAGCCGCGATTTCGCTAGTCGGGAAGGGTAACGAGAACCAGTCTCATCACGCGCTGCGCCGGACGGTGGCTCAGAGGTCGGCGAGCAGCGGCGCCAACTCCTCGAACGC encodes the following:
- a CDS encoding cation diffusion facilitator family transporter, which codes for MHDHAPAAGGIRSAGHRRLLTISLCLTATIMVVQVVGALLTGSLALLADAAHMFTDASALVIALIAAAVAARPADDRRTFGYQRAEVFGALINAIILILLAGWVGFEAVGRLIDPGEVEVAGPLMLAVAVVGLLANAVSMWLLSRAQRTSINVRGAYLEVMGDLIGSAAVIVAAIVIVATGWMPADAIASMFIAILIIPRAISLLREVFSMLSESAPKGMAVADIRSHLLGYDGVVGVHDVHVWQLTRGAPVFSAHVLVDPAILADGRSTRLLSEMQGCLAEHFDVEHSTFQIEPAEQSDCEPHHA